The DNA region AACTTATCGCCTTTGCAGATGACAAGGACGGACTAAGAAAAGTTCCAGCGGGAATGCCAGAGTCTCTTGAAGAGCACTTGGGGCGTCCAGTGACAGACATTCCTGACATTTTTGGTTGTCACGCAAGTTACGGCGAACACATGACCTTGCTGCTTCTTGATGCGCTTGACAAATGCGGAATAGAATACATGTTCATGTCTGGCACGGAAGTCTACCGAAAAGGATTGTTCAACGAAGAAATCAAAACTGTGCTCATGAATGCAAAGAAAATCGGAGAAATAGTTAAAGAAGAAGTCGGACAAGAAAAGTTTCTAGAGGTTCTACCCTATTTCGCAGTCTGCGAAAACTGTGGACGCATATACACAACCAAAACCTACGATTTCCTGCCGAAAGAAGGCAAAATTCTCTACTCATGCGAAGGAATGGAAGTTAAAGGGCGATGGCTTGAAGGTTGTGGACATAAAGGCGAAGTGGACTACCGGAAAGGCGACGGCAAATTAAGCTGGAAGGGCGAATTCGCAGTAAGATGGAAAGCACTAGACATACGGTTTGAAGCCTTCGGCAAGGAAGTTGCGGATTCCGTGCGGGTGAACGACCGCATATGCCGAGACATATTCTGCTGGGAACCGCCGTCTCATGCGAAATACGAGTTGTTTCTGGACAAAAGTGGCAAAAGGCTCTCAAAATCAGCTGGTGTGGTGTTTACTCCACAGACATGGTTTAAGTATGGTTCGCCTCAATCGCTTATGCTGCTTATGCTGAAAAGGTTTGTTGGCTCACGCACTTTAGATGTGACCGACATTCCTTCTTACATGAACGAACTGGATTACTTAGAAGATTTGTATTTCGGAAAGAAAACAGTGAAAGATGAAAGAGAACTTGCAAAGCGTCGAGGGCTTTACAAGTATTGCTGGGCGATGAAGCCGCCACTTAAGCCAAGCACGCATGTTCCCTATAACATTTTGACTTTTCTGGCTAAAATGGCGCCGAAAGGTCGCGAAGAAGAGTTTATCACAGAAACCCTTCGAAGCTACGGCTACTTAGAGAAAAATCAAACACTTGACGACGAATTAAAAAGGCGAATTGACTATGCGTTTAATTGGACAAAGGATTTTGAAGAGATAAAAGAAACAGAAATAAGCCTAACCAGCAAAGAAAAAACCGCCATAGCAGAACTGCTTAAAGTTTTAAAAACTGAAAGCGAAGCAGAAAAA from Candidatus Bathyarchaeota archaeon A05DMB-5 includes:
- the lysS gene encoding lysine--tRNA ligase, whose protein sequence is MSQKIIGRGTWYDKMAAKIIEREQKLGRSLNLIRTEMGIAASGFPHIGNLSDAARSFAVTLALREQGFKSELIAFADDKDGLRKVPAGMPESLEEHLGRPVTDIPDIFGCHASYGEHMTLLLLDALDKCGIEYMFMSGTEVYRKGLFNEEIKTVLMNAKKIGEIVKEEVGQEKFLEVLPYFAVCENCGRIYTTKTYDFLPKEGKILYSCEGMEVKGRWLEGCGHKGEVDYRKGDGKLSWKGEFAVRWKALDIRFEAFGKEVADSVRVNDRICRDIFCWEPPSHAKYELFLDKSGKRLSKSAGVVFTPQTWFKYGSPQSLMLLMLKRFVGSRTLDVTDIPSYMNELDYLEDLYFGKKTVKDERELAKRRGLYKYCWAMKPPLKPSTHVPYNILTFLAKMAPKGREEEFITETLRSYGYLEKNQTLDDELKRRIDYAFNWTKDFEEIKETEISLTSKEKTAIAELLKVLKTESEAEKIQNAIFNTAKKHGLQPASFFQTLYTILIGVPQGPRLGPYIMTMGKQNVINALERALTNTNAS